The genomic DNA GCCGGGCTGTCGACCTACCGCTACCTCGCCGAGCAGCTCGGCGACGAGGGCGAGGCCGCCTGGGCCAAGGCCGAGTACGACGACCTCTTCACGGTGGTCACCGCGCAGCTGCAGGCGACGATCGACAAGTACGACCTCGACTACATCCCGATCTCCATGGTCGAGCCGAACGAGACCGGCCCGCGGAAGGATCCGCGGGACGCGAACTGGGCGTCGATGTTCCTCTTCGGCCAGTGGGCCTGGGACGGCTACCTCTTCGGGGCCGAGCAGTCAGGCCTGATGCTCGACTGGATCGACCAGACGTACGCGCACGGCTTCGAGCGCCGCAAGGACGTCTCGGACTCCGAGGACAACTTCGGCGGCTACCCGCACGGCTACTACTCCAGCGCCTACAACGCCGGCTACGGCAGCACCGCCCTGCGCGGCGAGAAGTACCGCGACAAGGGGATCAAGGCGTACGAGTTCATGCTCGACCACTCCCAGAGCGGGCCGTTCGGCTGGTGGGAGGGCGTCGACTACCCGAACGCCGCCTCGCCGTGGGACATCGACCACGCCGCAGGCGGTGGCGGCTCGAACCAGCACATGTGGGGCCAGGCGACCGCCACCAAGGTCCTCTTCGACTCCCTGGTCGCGCAGAAGTCGGACGGCACGGTGATCATCGGTCGCGGTGCGCCCGAGGGCTGGGTGGCCAAGGGTCAGAAGATCAAGATCTCGAACTACCCGGTGCTCGGCAAGGGGCGGATCGGCTACTCGACCCGGTCGACGGGCACGAAGGTGACCATCGACTTCACGGGCCGCCGCGGTGGTGCGAAGGCCTTCAGCGTCGAGCTGGTCGGGCTGAAGGACAACGTCAAGAAGGTGTCGGTCCGCGGGGCCGTCGTCGACCAGGCGGCGGGCACCGTGCGGGTGCCGGCGACGACGAAGCACCTGACGATCACCCTGGAGGAGGCGATCACGCGCTGACCCGGAGCCCTGGGCAGCAGGACGCAGGAGGGGCGGGTCGCGGTTCTCCGCGGCCCGCCCCTCGACGCCTGTGGTGATCGGTGTCGATCGTGATCCGCGACGAGCGATCAGCAGGAGGCGACGAGGTCCCAGCTCGCCGTCCCCGACTGGCGCAGGGAGACGGTGTTGTACGAGCTCGTCAGACCGAGCGCGTCGCGCGAGCCGCGGGCGTACGCGCGGCCGTAGAGGCTGACCGCGCGGTCGGCGGCGACGTGCGACAGCGTCGAGGCGGTGACGCAGGTGGTTGGCGTCGGCGTGGGGGTCGTCCCCCCGCCGGTGCCGCCCGCCCGGACGAGCCCCGCGGCGAAGGTGGCGGCCTGGGTCACGGAACCGTTGCTGGAGTAGCTGAGGTGCCCGCCGCTCCCCTCTCCCGCCGGGTTGGAGCCCTGGCGCCCGCAGATCGAGTCGCTCACGTTGCAGTAGTCACGCGACTTCGGCCCGTAGACGGTGCTCGAGGTGGCGATCGTCCGGCCGCTGGCGCCGAGCGGGTTGCCGAAGACGACGACGGCCGCCACCCGGCCCGACAGCGCCGACGGGATCGGGGTGCCCATCGTGACACCCGTCCGGATGCTGATGGCGATGTCGGTCACGGTGGCGCCCTGGGAGTAGCCGCCGATGACGAAGCGGGTGCCCGGGCAGGACGCGGCGACGGAGCTGACGTGGGCCGACATGTCCGTCGCCCCGGGGCCGGCGCTGGTCTGGGAGGAGTTCGCGGCGTAGTCGACGGCGTACGAGCTCACCGTGTAGCCGCCCAGCTGGCTCTGCAGCCCGCTCACGAGCGGGCGGCCCAGGATGCCGAGGCCGGGCGTCTCCCCCGTGCCGCGGGCGAAGACGACGTCGACGTCGCTGCACGCCGCCTGGGCCGGCGTGGTGCCGACGGCGAGCAGGCTGGTGAGGGCGACGGCGGGGACGGCCAGGGCGGTGGCGATCCGCCGGGCGAGGCGGGGGCGGGACGAGCAGTTCACGGGGACTCCTCGGTGTGCGGGTGCGGGCGCAGGACCTGGACGACGCGAGCTCGGGAACGGTCCCACGTCGGAACCGAGTCTGGCGGCCCGCGCCCCGGCCTGGCTAGCCCTCGTCGGGGTGAGCACGACCGAGCGGTGCCTGCCCACGCCGGCGCGGACGGTTCGGGCTCCCGGCTCCCCAGGTAGTACAGTCATCCACCGCGGCTCCGAGGGTTGGAGCCCAGCGGGCTGTGGCGCAGCTTGGTAGCGCACTTGACTGGGGGTCAAGGGGTCGCAGGTTCAAATCCTGTCAGCCCGACAAGGTTTCTCACCGCGTCGGAACCGTCTCCGCGGACGATCGAGCCCCACAGGTCCGCTCGAGCACTGTTCATCTTCGCTGCTGCAACGAAGCCGTCGCCCGCGACGATCTCCTCGTCGTGCCGGCCACCTCTCCTCCCACCGACCGTCCGGTGATCTCGCGCCGCGCGCTGCTGCGGACCGGCCCGGTCGTGGCCGCGACGGCGGTCGGGACCACCGTCCTCGGCGCCGGGCGGGCCGAGGCGGCGGTCCGCGTCGACGCGGCCCACCACCTGCTGCGCCGGGCCGCGTTCGGACCCACGCCGGCGTTGCTGGCGCACGTGCGCAAGGTCGGCACGACCGCCTGGCTGGACGCCCAGCTCGACCCGGGCTCCGTCGACGACCGGGTCACGGAGGCATACGTGAAGCGCTTCACGAACCTGGACCTGACCCCGGGCGAGGTGCGCGCCAAGTTCCGCAGCGGCGCCTGGGACGTGATGTACGAGGTGCTCGGCGCGCACGTCTCGCGGGCCGTGTTCTCCAACCGCCAGGTCTTCGAGGCGGCCGTCGACTTCTGGACGAACCACTTCGTCGTGCCGGTGCCCAGCACCGAGGTCTGGGACTGCGCGCAGGTCTTCACCCGCGACGTCGTGCGCAAGCACGCCCTCGGCCGCTTCGCCGACATGCTCGTCGCCTCGGCGAAGTCGTCGGCCATGCTGATCGTGCTCAACGGCAAGGACTCGACGCGGCGGGCCCCGAACGAGAACTACGGTCGCGAGCTGCTCGAGCTGCACACCCTCGGGGTCGGGAGCTACACCGAGGACGACGTCAGGCAGTCCGCGCTGATCCTCACCGGCCTCGGCACCACCCGCGGCAAGGAGTACGAGTACCACCCGGCCGACCACCACGTGGGCCCCGTGCGCGTCCTCGACTTCGCGCACCCGAACGGCTCCGCGAACGGCGAGTCCGTGGCCGAGGCCTACCTCGAGCACCTCGCCCACCACCCGGCCACGGCGACGAGGATCGCCACCAAGCTGTGCGTGCGCTTCGTCTCCGACACCCCGCCCGCCTCGCTGGTCGCCCGGCTCGCGCAGGTGTTCCTCGACTCCGGCACCGCCGTCGCCCCCGTGCTGCGGGCGCTGTTCACCTCGTCGGAGTTCGCCGCCTCGGTCGGGCAGAAGGTCCGGACGCCGTACGAGGACGCCGTCGCGACGATGCGGGTGCTGCGGGCCACGCCGGACCGCAAGGGCATCGCCAGCGGCAAGGAGCTGCGCTACAAGACGCTCGGGATGGGGCAGGCGCCGATGAACTGGCCCGCGCCCAACGGCTACCCCGACGTCGCCGCCGCCTGGTCGGGCTCCTCGACGATGCTCGCCCGCTGGAACTTCCACGGCTCCGCCGCCGGCGGCGGGGCGCTCAACACGATGACCCGGCCCCAGCTCGTCGACCTGCTCGGGCTGCGGAAGCCGCCGGCCACCTTCGGCGCCGTGGTCGACCGGGCCGCGGCGGCGCTCCTGGTCCCCGACCTGACCCCGGCACAGCGCAAGGCCGTCTGCACCTTCCTCGGGCACTCCCCCTCCGACCGCCTGCGCAAGGACGACGCGCTGATCCGTCACAACCTGCCGCACCTGGCCGCCGCCCTGCTCGACTCCCCGAACTTCCTCGTCCGGTGAGCGCCGACCAGACCCGTAAGCAAGCCTGCGGCTGCCCCGAGGGGGTCCGCGCGGCCGGGGTGTCGCGCCGCTCGCTGCTCGCCGCCGCCGGCGCGCTCGGGGCGCTCGCCACCGTCCCCGGACTGTCGGGCCCCGACTTCGCGACGTCGCTCGCCTTCGCCGGGACCCGCTACACCGGCGACACGCTCGTGGTCCTGAGCCTGCGGGGCGGTTGCGACGGCCTCTCGATGGTCGTGCCCGTCGGGGACCCGGCCTACTACGCCGCCCGCCCGACCATCGCCGTCCCGGCCTCCCGCACGCTCGCGCTGGACGCGATGTTCGGGCTGCACCCCGCGATGGCTCCGCTGAAGCCGCTCTGGGACGCGGGCCACCTCGCCGCCGTGCACGCGATGGGCCAGCCCAACCCGACGCGCTCGCACTTCTCCGCGATGGAGCAGATGGAGAACGCGGCGCCGGGCTCGCACCTGCGTACGGGCTGGCTCGACCGGATGGTCGGCGCCGGCGGGAGCCCGGAGACCTTCTCCTCCGTCTCCGTCGGCAGCAGCAACGCCCCGGCCTCGATGATCGGACCCAATCCCGAGCTGTCGATGCGCAGCGTGGCCGAGTTCAAGCTCAACGCGGTCCGCAAGGCCGGGGACGACAAGCGGTGGTCCACGCTGCTCACCTCGCTCTACCAGGACGCGCCCCCCGTCCTCGCCGCCCCGACGACCTCGACCCTCCGGGCGCTGTCCGCGACGAGCCGCGTCGCCTCGTCGGCGTCCACCCCGGCGCACGGGGCGGCGTACCCGAGCAGCGGCGTGGGCGACGCACTGCGCGACGTCGCGCGCCTCGTCAAGGCGGGGCTCGGGCTGCGCGCCGCGACCGTGGACGTCGGCGACTGGGACATGCACGCCGGGCTCGGCCGCTCGGACAAGGGGTGGATGTTCGACCGGCTGACCGACCTGAGCCAGGCCCTCGCCGCCTTCTGGACCGACCTCGGCTCCTCCCAGGACCGGGTCAGCCTCGTGACCCTGTCGGAGTTCGGCCGGCGCGTCGCCGAGAACGCGTCGGGCGGGCTGGACCACGGGCTCGGCAACGTCAGCCTCGTCCTGGGCGGCGGCATCCGCGGCGGCCAGGTGTACGGCCGCTGGCCCGGCCTCGACGCGTCGGACCTGGTCGGCGGCGACCTGGCCGGGGTGACCGACTACCGCACCGTCCTCGCCGAGCTGCTCGAGAAGCGCACCGGGGTGTCGACGAAGGACGTCTTCCCCGGCCTCGACCCCGCCCGCCTCGGGCTCGCCCGGGCCCGCTGAGCCGCCGGCGCCGGGCGAGCGGCCTGCTCACGCTGCCGGGCTCCGCGTGGACCCCGCGCACGTCAGGTGACACGGACGGCTGTGTCGCGCAGGAGACACAAGATTGGCTCGGTTCCGGGTCCTCCGTCCTACGCTCCGGGCTCCCGTCGTCCAGCAGAAGGCAGACCCCCGTGCTCCCCAAGACCCTCTCCGTGCTCGCCGCGACCGCGCTCGCCG from Microlunatus sagamiharensis includes the following:
- a CDS encoding DUF1501 domain-containing protein — protein: MSADQTRKQACGCPEGVRAAGVSRRSLLAAAGALGALATVPGLSGPDFATSLAFAGTRYTGDTLVVLSLRGGCDGLSMVVPVGDPAYYAARPTIAVPASRTLALDAMFGLHPAMAPLKPLWDAGHLAAVHAMGQPNPTRSHFSAMEQMENAAPGSHLRTGWLDRMVGAGGSPETFSSVSVGSSNAPASMIGPNPELSMRSVAEFKLNAVRKAGDDKRWSTLLTSLYQDAPPVLAAPTTSTLRALSATSRVASSASTPAHGAAYPSSGVGDALRDVARLVKAGLGLRAATVDVGDWDMHAGLGRSDKGWMFDRLTDLSQALAAFWTDLGSSQDRVSLVTLSEFGRRVAENASGGLDHGLGNVSLVLGGGIRGGQVYGRWPGLDASDLVGGDLAGVTDYRTVLAELLEKRTGVSTKDVFPGLDPARLGLARAR
- a CDS encoding DUF1800 domain-containing protein, which encodes MISRRALLRTGPVVAATAVGTTVLGAGRAEAAVRVDAAHHLLRRAAFGPTPALLAHVRKVGTTAWLDAQLDPGSVDDRVTEAYVKRFTNLDLTPGEVRAKFRSGAWDVMYEVLGAHVSRAVFSNRQVFEAAVDFWTNHFVVPVPSTEVWDCAQVFTRDVVRKHALGRFADMLVASAKSSAMLIVLNGKDSTRRAPNENYGRELLELHTLGVGSYTEDDVRQSALILTGLGTTRGKEYEYHPADHHVGPVRVLDFAHPNGSANGESVAEAYLEHLAHHPATATRIATKLCVRFVSDTPPASLVARLAQVFLDSGTAVAPVLRALFTSSEFAASVGQKVRTPYEDAVATMRVLRATPDRKGIASGKELRYKTLGMGQAPMNWPAPNGYPDVAAAWSGSSTMLARWNFHGSAAGGGALNTMTRPQLVDLLGLRKPPATFGAVVDRAAAALLVPDLTPAQRKAVCTFLGHSPSDRLRKDDALIRHNLPHLAAALLDSPNFLVR
- a CDS encoding cutinase family protein — protein: MNCSSRPRLARRIATALAVPAVALTSLLAVGTTPAQAACSDVDVVFARGTGETPGLGILGRPLVSGLQSQLGGYTVSSYAVDYAANSSQTSAGPGATDMSAHVSSVAASCPGTRFVIGGYSQGATVTDIAISIRTGVTMGTPIPSALSGRVAAVVVFGNPLGASGRTIATSSTVYGPKSRDYCNVSDSICGRQGSNPAGEGSGGHLSYSSNGSVTQAATFAAGLVRAGGTGGGTTPTPTPTTCVTASTLSHVAADRAVSLYGRAYARGSRDALGLTSSYNTVSLRQSGTASWDLVASC